The genomic interval acttattacAAATTGATGAATAAAGAGACAAGATCGTCGGTGGTaatagagagagggagagagaacgACAATTTTTTTTCAGCTGAATCTTTGTAAAAGATTGATTTTCTATGTAACGTGTTTGTGCTCGTTTCAAATTGGGCCTTGGGTATGTTATATTTACATGGGTTTAATCTGGGTTTTTACAGAAAATATTGAACCAAAATTTACAAACCCATTATAAATCAtcttaatataaaatcaaatcaTTATAACTTAatagaaaacatataattacatgtataaatatttatcgacagattattatagaaaatagttggttttgaatttttcttttgatatctcCTTTTTTTCTGGAGtctaaatataaactaataatttcCTAATTTTTCTCATTCAAGTTTTAAGCTAcctttttctaaatttttacctattttcttcatcttctataaattaatctaCTCTCTTTCGAGTATTCTAAAATCACATTATACTTTaacatttaaaatctattatattcATTTGTCTTCAATCATCAACAACTACCAGTATTCAAATGTCAGATTTTCTAATTGTTAATgagaaagttataatttttttcttcaatgaAGATTGGTATTCAAATGTCaggttttcaaattttctttaatcatatttgttatAGATGgagagaaaaatatgaaaaagtgACAAAGAAGCTACACatgaaaatgataattttaGGTATGTCTCAACAAAGATGGCAAATCAAACTTCGCAATATCAAGATTGGATGGAAATTAATAGTaagaacaaagagaaaacaattaGTAAGCATGAAAATAACTCCAATACAAGCGAATTGTTTTATCTGCATTTTCTtttaaacaagaacaaaaatcGACCAGGTACACAGATTTACAAATTGTTAATGGAGTTTTGTATCATACCTTTGAAGATGCTTATAATGCTCTTTTTATTTGaactaatgttttatttttagggGTTTTTCAATTTCTTTGTTATTAAACTCCTTATGTATCTCCTACATTCGATTTTATTCATGCTTACGTATTGGTAAAttcaaaactattttataaCGTGTATATTCTTTACttatctttttttgtcaacaatataTTCTTTACTTAGCAAATTTACTAATTATGTTGTATATACATGTGCAAAACATTAGATGTGTATATTTCACATATGCATAGTTATGCAATTTGACATATGTAACATAATTAGCAcaaattatattaaacaaaattcacattaaacacacatatatgattgattttgatttgaaataaaCCCACCCTTTAAaagcggatcaaaatctagtatacatATTAAAAGAAGGGCTATTGCATTAACAATAACACTACATAATTTTATAAGGTTATCAATTTTAAGAGATGTTGATTTTGATTCGAAATATACAATGATAATGTATCAACTGAAGACTCGGATTCAGATTAAACTCATAcacattatataaaataaattcaacATCAAATTTCTGCATTTTTAATTCgagataaattatttttattgcagtttttatttaaaatagttttattaaataagttttttttgtttcaatgatagtattttattattttttcaggataaatatttttattattaataacatctttttatattaattttataatcaaaaaccaaaatttagaaactaaattctaaaccaaccaattatgtttttttttaaaaaaaaacttaatatactgcaaaatcaaaaaataaaaaccagaaAATCTAGAAATAAGAAAACAATCCACACCTAAAATATCTACAACCAAATTCTAAAACCATATCTTAACGACAAAATATTTACCGATTAGAAGAAAAATTAGATTCAGATAGGATCAAGTTCGAAATCCTAACTAACAGCCATTGTTTTCGaattgtttggttttgttcaaaATAAAGAAAGGATTGATTCACATTCTAGAATCTAGTGTAACCGTATTCGAGTATATCTACTAACAAGTcgtcttttgttttttgttcaaaataatgaAATGATTAGAATTCTAGAATCTAGTGCAACCGTATTTGGGGCATATCTACCAATAACTCGCCGCGCGTCTTTGCGCTCACTATATAACTCACCACGTTTCCTTTGACTCCACCCCACTTTCTCCGCTCCTCTCTCTTCCTCCCACGTCACACTCTGAAAATCGGAGCTTCATCCTCGTAGCGTGTGAGACATGGCGGAGTCGAGATCACCTCCCGTGGCGAAGAAGGTGGAGCATGTGATGCAGATGTTCGGTGACGTTAGGGTTGATAATTACTACTGGCTCCGTGACGACTCTCGTTGCAACCCCGACATGCTTTCTTACCTACGTGAAGAAAACGAATACACTGATACCGTCATGTCTGGTGAGTGAGCTTCTTAGTCATTAGGGTTTAATCTCTCTGTTCGTGTATTCCCTGTGGAAGCTGTTTCAGGGACTAAACAATTTGAGAATCAGATTATtgattaaaatatcaaatagtCATATAATCCGGATCAAAATATCAAATAGTagttgattttttatataatattacattattttCTCCTGGATTTTGTGGTTATGTGGTAAGTAGACAAAACTTGGAACGTCTATGTATCTTGAACATTAACATTAGCGTCGGTGTATTTGCATATTAGTTAATCCATGGACTTGCTTCCTAGTAATTAGTCTCTACTTTCTATAGATGtggtatttattttcatagaaaatggtaatttttcaatttgatatagctaaatcatatatacaaattttatattggATTTTTGGGATCTATTCGTTTCTGTTTATAAAGAAACCGTTCTGGTATTTGAGAATTTTAGTcggtttcattttttttggttaggtTAATGTTCATGCCTAGCTAGTGTTGACTGTGGAAGCTGTTTTGCAGGGACTAAACAATTTGAGAACCAGCTGTTTGCTGAATTAAGAGGAAGGATCAAAGAAGATGACATATCTGCACCTCTACGTAAGGGTCCTTACTACTATTACAAGAAGAATCTTCAAGGAAAGGAATATGTTCAGCACTGTAGGCGTTTGATCACTGACAACAAAGCTGAGCCTTCTGTGTATGATACTATGCCTACTGGTCCTGATTCTCCTCCTGAGCATATCATATTGGATGAGAATGTCAAGGCCCAAGAGCATGGCTACTACAGAATTGGTACCTTCAAGGTTAGTTAGAACTTTTAGCTATCCCTCTCAGAAGTTCCGTTTCAAACATTCTCTTTGTTTAACTTGATACGTTCATTTCTTGATTCTGCATACAGGTTAGTCCTGATCATAAGTTGGTGGCGTATGCAGAGGACACAAAAGGTGATGAGATATATACCGTTCATGTCATTGACTCTGAGGCTCTGACACCATTAGGGCAACCGCTAAAAGGAGTAACTTGTTATCTTCAGTGGGCTGGTAATGATGCTTTGGTCTACGTAACTATGGATGAAATCCTGCGACCTgacaaggtttttttttttctctttttaccATAGATAgcaattaaattttgattaatcaACTATTGCTATTAGTTTAAGTACTGTTTTATCATAATTATGATGCAACGGTTTCAGTTACTATGTTCAGCAGTCAATCTctgtggatttgtcattttcgTATTTTCTTTGTGACAGGTTTGGTTACATAAGTTGGGGACAGAACAAAGCAGTGATGTATGCCTTTACCACGAGAAGGATGATATGTTTTCTCTTGATCTTCACGCCTCTGAGAGCCATAAGTATATATTTGTTGCATCCGAAAGCAAAACCACAAGATTTGTCTTCTCGCTTGACGTGTCCAAGCCTGAGGATGGACTCAGGGTGCTGACACCTCGTGTGGACGGCATTGATTCATCTGTCAGTCATCGAGGGAACCACTTTTTCATACAGAGAAGGAGCACTGAATTTTACAACTCAGAACTGGTCTCCTGCTCAGTTGATGACCCATTTAAGACAACAGTTCTGATTCCACATAGAGAAAGGTAAAACCTTCTTGTTAGAATCTGTTTACCTCCCTCAGTGTCCAGTGCAATTAATTATTAGTCTCATTTATATTCTTTGGCTTATATGTAGCAtggttggattttttttttccaattgcTAATTGTGGTTTACTATTCCATTATTCACTTAAATTTAAGGTCTCCTTTGTTTCATATaggtaataataattatactctATTTTCGATATAAACAGTGTAAAGATTCAGGAAATTCAGCTCTTTAGAGATCATCTAGCAGTATTCGAGCGTGAACAGGGACTACAGAAGATAACGGTTTATAGGCTTCCCGCTGAAGAACAGCCTCTGAACGGTCTCCAAGCTGGTCGTAGTGTTAGCTTTGTTGATCCGGTCTATAAAGTGAACTCAACAGAGTCTGAATTTTCCTCCAGTGTTTTGAGGTTCTGCTACAGCTCGTTGAAGACACCTCCTTCTGTGTATGACTATGACATGGATAGTGGCACTTCTGTTATCAAGAAGATTGATACAGTAAGTAAaccacttttttatttttggcttTTACTTACAATTTCTGTTTTTTCGTATATAAGCTGccttatatttattattattatttgcagGTATTGGGAGGTTTTGATGCGTCAAACTATGTTACAGAAAGGAAATGGGTCAGTGCAGCTGACGGAACTCAAATTCCAATATCTATTGTGTATAACAAAAAGCTTGCAAAGCTAGATGGGTCTGATCCGTGTCTGCTGTATGGATATGGTTCATATGAGGTACTTTTTAGCTGAGGCTTTGATAGTCCTTtcactttttttatttatttttattttgctaaTCTATAAATTACTCTTTATCGTTACAGAATTCTGTGGATCCGTATTTCAAGACATCAAGGTTATCCTTGTTAGACCGTGGTTTTGTCTACGTAATTGCACATGTTCGTGGAGGTGGTGAGATGGGGAGACAGTGGTACGAAAACGGGAAGctgttgaaaaagaaaaacacgtTCACTGATTTTATCGCTTGTGCTGAGTCTTTAATAGAACTTAAGTACTGTTCAAAGGAAAAACTGTGTGTTGAAGGTAGAAGTGCTGGTGGCTTGCTGATGGGTGCTGTTCTTAACATGAGGCCTGACTTGTTCAAGGTGG from Raphanus sativus cultivar WK10039 unplaced genomic scaffold, ASM80110v3 Scaffold1540, whole genome shotgun sequence carries:
- the LOC108852304 gene encoding uncharacterized protein LOC108852304 — translated: MAESRSPPVAKKVEHVMQMFGDVRVDNYYWLRDDSRCNPDMLSYLREENEYTDTVMSGTKQFENQLFAELRGRIKEDDISAPLRKGPYYYYKKNLQGKEYVQHCRRLITDNKAEPSVYDTMPTGPDSPPEHIILDENVKAQEHGYYRIGTFKVSPDHKLVAYAEDTKGDEIYTVHVIDSEALTPLGQPLKGVTCYLQWAGNDALVYVTMDEILRPDKVWLHKLGTEQSSDVCLYHEKDDMFSLDLHASESHKYIFVASESKTTRFVFSLDVSKPEDGLRVLTPRVDGIDSSVSHRGNHFFIQRRSTEFYNSELVSCSVDDPFKTTVLIPHRESVKIQEIQLFRDHLAVFEREQGLQKITVYRLPAEEQPLNGLQAGRSVSFVDPVYKVNSTESEFSSSVLRFCYSSLKTPPSVYDYDMDSGTSVIKKIDTVLGGFDASNYVTERKWVSAADGTQIPISIVYNKKLAKLDGSDPCLLYGYGSYENSVDPYFKTSRLSLLDRGFVYVIAHVRGGGEMGRQWYENGKLLKKKNTFTDFIACAESLIELKYCSKEKLCVEGRSAGGLLMGAVLNMRPDLFKVVVAGVPFVDALTTILDPTIPLTTSEWEEWGDPRKEEYYFYMKSYSPVDNVTAQNYPNVLVTAGLNDPRVMYSEPAKFVAKLREMKTDNNLLLFKCDLGAGHFSKSGRFEKLQEDAFTFTFMMKVLDMIPVSV